A DNA window from Streptomyces bacillaris contains the following coding sequences:
- a CDS encoding type 2 lanthipeptide synthetase LanM family protein has translation MEKELIGSGGTGAAARLAPPAVTVNGSTAVVHMNGTGGAPPVGGFARAAGTVRPGASPRAAADNSPRSGPWWLPGVVGEPPVGEPDWVVFVQGVIADASPVVSVPEREYPGLTGFALVVAPFAERAAARLLTSPSNNAVRAGTAVGLAPVLEDFRSQLTARLARLAARTLVLELHKARRAGRLAGEGPEERFRDFLRLTAGRDGLAAFLTAYPVLAHILARTSLSAADALTEMLGRLADDRELLAASGVLGDRGPAAGSLGAGPGPGALTGVDTGAGDSHRGGRSVMLLRFNDGTRLVYKPRPLSAHRHFNSLVEWFGSLPGTPSLRALRVLDRGEYGWVEFVAERPCSSTAETHLFYRRQGALLALLHLLDGTDLHQENLIACGPHPVLVDVETLFHPPLAQAHSADPAARALHASAYRVGLLPQLLVGDSAALDVSAIGGGRAAPSPIETADWADAGLDTMRLVRRSARFTESANRPRLEGVPADPSTYTDALCEGFRVGYTAISEYRDELLGKRGLLTDFARDEVRVVSRPTWTYTTLLDESTHPDLMRDAAERHQVLSLLRTPTLGTPALPGLEEEEIEELWTGDVPVFLTRPGSTELWSGTGRGVPGTPGPTGLERVEAKVRAMDSVDRQDQERIIWAAMVSTSAEPPHRSEGGARARTAATAPEPEHLLSAARSVGDQLVSLAYRHEHRTNWIGLELLGERYWRLAPMAADLASGYTGPALYLAQLAALTGAERYAEAAREALAPVPGLLDALHGRVDDLAVLGSGAFAGLGGIAYALAEVGALLDDRTVTELAGPATRLACAAGAAEEGYGVRGGAAGGLVSLLTVHRTTGRAEAWRGAERCAERIAVAPLPEAGGFAEGAAGIGWALLRFAAAGGGEQYRTAGLRALRRATVEVTEGGAWCEGAAGVALAVADSPGALADPDLSGWLAERAGELADRAPLADDSLCHGELGLLELLGHPALTGDRTPWVRRAGMLLAAVDREGPRCGTPGHVPHPGLLTGLSGIGHGLLRAGFPDRIGSALLLNPSMGAA, from the coding sequence GTGGAGAAGGAACTGATCGGCAGCGGCGGTACGGGGGCTGCTGCCCGGCTCGCTCCCCCGGCCGTCACCGTGAACGGGTCCACCGCGGTGGTGCACATGAACGGGACCGGCGGTGCGCCCCCCGTCGGTGGGTTCGCCCGTGCCGCCGGTACCGTCCGCCCCGGCGCGTCGCCCAGGGCCGCCGCCGACAACTCCCCCCGCAGCGGCCCCTGGTGGCTGCCCGGGGTCGTCGGGGAGCCGCCCGTGGGCGAGCCCGACTGGGTGGTCTTCGTCCAGGGGGTCATCGCCGACGCCTCTCCCGTGGTGTCCGTGCCCGAGCGGGAGTACCCCGGGCTCACCGGCTTCGCGCTCGTCGTGGCCCCGTTCGCCGAGCGGGCCGCCGCACGGCTGCTGACCTCCCCGTCGAACAACGCCGTACGGGCCGGGACCGCCGTCGGGCTCGCCCCCGTACTGGAGGACTTCCGGTCCCAGCTGACCGCGCGGCTGGCCCGGCTCGCGGCGCGGACGCTGGTGCTGGAGCTGCACAAGGCGCGGCGGGCCGGGCGGCTGGCCGGGGAGGGGCCCGAGGAGCGGTTCCGGGACTTCCTGCGGCTGACGGCCGGGCGGGACGGGCTCGCGGCCTTCCTCACCGCCTACCCCGTGCTGGCCCACATCCTGGCCCGGACGAGTCTGAGCGCGGCCGACGCCCTGACGGAGATGCTCGGCCGGCTGGCCGACGACCGGGAGCTGCTGGCCGCCTCCGGGGTGCTGGGCGACCGGGGTCCGGCGGCCGGATCGCTGGGCGCCGGGCCGGGGCCCGGAGCGCTGACCGGGGTCGACACGGGGGCCGGTGACAGCCACCGCGGGGGCCGCTCGGTGATGCTGCTGCGCTTCAACGACGGCACCCGGCTGGTCTACAAGCCGCGCCCGCTCTCGGCGCACCGGCACTTCAACTCCCTGGTGGAGTGGTTCGGTTCGCTGCCGGGCACGCCGTCCCTGCGGGCGCTGCGGGTGCTGGACCGGGGCGAGTACGGGTGGGTGGAGTTCGTGGCGGAGCGGCCCTGCTCCTCCACGGCGGAGACCCATCTCTTCTACCGGCGCCAGGGCGCGCTGCTGGCCCTGCTCCATCTGCTGGACGGGACCGATCTGCACCAGGAGAACCTGATCGCCTGCGGGCCGCATCCGGTCCTGGTGGACGTGGAGACCCTGTTCCACCCGCCGCTCGCCCAGGCGCACTCCGCCGACCCCGCCGCCCGCGCCCTGCACGCCTCCGCCTACCGGGTCGGGCTGCTGCCGCAGCTGCTGGTCGGGGACTCGGCCGCGCTCGACGTCTCCGCGATCGGCGGCGGCCGGGCCGCCCCCTCCCCCATCGAGACCGCCGACTGGGCCGACGCGGGCCTGGACACCATGCGGCTGGTACGGCGCTCCGCGCGGTTCACCGAGTCCGCCAACCGGCCCCGGCTGGAAGGGGTTCCGGCCGATCCGTCCACGTACACCGACGCCCTGTGCGAGGGTTTCCGCGTCGGCTACACCGCCATCAGCGAGTACCGCGACGAACTGCTGGGCAAGCGCGGCCTGTTGACGGACTTCGCCCGGGACGAGGTCCGGGTGGTCTCCCGGCCGACCTGGACCTACACCACCCTGCTCGACGAGTCGACCCACCCCGACCTGATGCGGGACGCGGCCGAACGCCACCAGGTCCTCTCCCTGCTCCGCACCCCCACCCTGGGCACCCCCGCGCTGCCCGGTCTGGAGGAGGAGGAGATCGAGGAGCTGTGGACCGGTGACGTGCCGGTCTTCCTCACCCGGCCCGGCTCCACGGAGCTGTGGAGCGGCACCGGCCGCGGGGTGCCCGGCACGCCGGGCCCCACCGGTCTCGAGCGGGTCGAGGCGAAGGTCCGGGCCATGGACTCCGTCGACCGCCAGGACCAGGAGCGGATCATCTGGGCCGCGATGGTCTCCACCTCCGCCGAGCCGCCGCACCGGTCGGAGGGCGGGGCGCGGGCCCGGACGGCCGCGACGGCCCCCGAGCCGGAGCACCTCCTCTCCGCCGCACGGTCGGTGGGCGACCAGCTCGTCTCGCTCGCCTACCGGCACGAGCACCGCACCAACTGGATCGGCCTGGAGCTGCTGGGCGAGCGGTACTGGCGGCTCGCCCCGATGGCCGCCGACCTCGCGAGCGGCTACACCGGTCCCGCCCTCTACCTCGCCCAACTGGCCGCCCTCACCGGGGCCGAGCGGTACGCCGAGGCGGCCCGTGAGGCGCTGGCCCCGGTGCCCGGGCTGCTGGACGCGCTGCACGGCCGGGTCGACGACCTGGCGGTGCTGGGCTCCGGGGCCTTCGCGGGGCTCGGCGGCATCGCGTACGCCCTGGCCGAGGTGGGCGCCCTGCTCGACGACCGTACGGTGACGGAGCTGGCGGGCCCCGCCACCCGGCTGGCCTGCGCCGCGGGCGCCGCCGAGGAGGGGTACGGGGTACGCGGCGGGGCGGCCGGCGGGCTGGTCTCCCTGCTCACGGTCCACCGCACGACCGGCCGGGCCGAGGCCTGGCGGGGCGCGGAGCGGTGTGCCGAGCGGATCGCCGTGGCCCCGCTCCCGGAGGCGGGCGGCTTCGCCGAGGGAGCCGCGGGCATCGGCTGGGCGCTGCTGCGCTTCGCCGCGGCGGGGGGCGGTGAGCAGTACCGTACGGCGGGGCTGCGGGCCCTGCGCCGGGCGACCGTCGAGGTGACGGAGGGCGGGGCCTGGTGCGAGGGGGCCGCCGGGGTGGCCCTCGCGGTCGCGGACAGCCCGGGCGCCCTGGCCGACCCGGACCTGTCGGGCTGGCTGGCGGAGCGGGCCGGTGAGCTGGCCGACCGCGCCCCGCTCGCCGACGACAGCCTCTGCCACGGTGAGCTGGGCCTGCTCGAACTGCTCGGCCACCCGGCCCTGACCGGCGACCGCACTCCGTGGGTGCGCCGGGCCGGGATGCTGCTGGCCGCCGTCGACCGGGAGGGGCCGCGCTGCGGGACCCCCGGCCATGTACCGCACCCGGGGCTGCTCACCGGCCTCTCGGGGATCGGGCACGGACTGCTGCGGGCGGGGTTCCCCGACCGCATCGGCTCCGCGCTGCTGCTCAACCCGTCCATGGGGGCCGCGTGA